Below is a genomic region from Bdellovibrionota bacterium.
GACTATGTCGTCTTTGTTGACTAAATCGAAGCGGTCTCTGGCTTCGCGTTCGATGAATCTTGGATCGTGGGCCATGCGAATTTGTTTTTGGAGTTTTTTGATAGAAATTTCTGTTTCAGAAATTTTTTGCTGCATGCTTTTCTTTTCTACACCCAATTCCCACATTTGATATAAAGTGCCATCCAGCAAAATGCCCGCAAGCGCGAACACGAGACAAGTGACTAGAACTTTTCTTGGACTCATCAACAGACGACTAATGGTATCAGCTACAACAGATGCGAAATTTCTCATACACATATACTACTTGAGATTTTGGATAAAAAAAAGGAGCGCCTTTTATTTCTAAAGGAGCTCCCTTCTTTAGTACCTTTAGCTAGGCTAAAGTTATATTAGATAGAGAATGATGTGAGCAAGAAGTACTCAGCTTGATCTTGACTGTAAAGACCTCTTAAACCACCAACTCTTGCATCAGTAGCTTCGTCTATTTGTCTAATACCAAGGTTAAGTTCCATCCAGCTAACTGGAGTGATATACATAGATGTAGATGCATCTAGGAAATCTTTTCTATCTGTGTTTGCTCTCCACTTTTGGTACATACCAACAGTCTGTTCTACTGCGAATACGCTATTGAAAGCATATTTAACACCTGCAGAAGAGAGAAGTCTGAATTGATCAACAGATCTTTCTTGTCCATCAGCATTGATGTAAGTTTGATTTTGTTGAGCGAAAATTCTTGGATTTAACATAAAGCTAGCAGAAAGAGCTTTTGTGATCTCTCTTGAAGCAATTGCATAAAGTCTGATTTGAGCGATTTGCTCTTTGTCTTGTGATGCTTCGGAAGTTGGTAGATAAAGTCTCGCTTGACCACTTAATCCAACGCCATTCCCAAGATCAGCTAAATCTGATTTAGAAATTCTTAAAGATGGATCTAACATAGTAGTTGAAGCTTCAGCTTCGTTAGCTCCCCACATCTGGTACCACTCAGCTACAGCTTGGACTGTTACTGTATCAGCAATTTTGTAACCAATTTTCGCAGCATAATCTGTTTCAGTATCGTTAGCACCGTTTTGTGCGATTGTTCCTTCGTTAGTTGCTTTGATTGGAGCATATGTTTCGATGTCCATACCAGCAGACCATTTCTTAGCTTGTACGATTGGTTTCACGTCAGAAAGTTTTGCTGTTTCAGTTAATTGAACATCAGAAGCAGCAGATGATACATCTTCTACTTGTGGTTTTTGTACAGCGGCAACTTTCTGACCCTTTGCTCTCACTGTTTTTGCAGTTCTTGCTTTTGCTTTTGTTGGAGCAGCTTGTACAGTCCCTGTAAGAGCTAATACTGCCGCTAATGCGATAAATGACTTCATTGATCCTTCTCCTTTTATAAAAGAAATCGTTTTAATTTGTAGGTTTGCACCCAAAACACTAATCCACTAAGAATGAAAGCAAAGGTCATACCACCGATGAAAACTATAAATTACCAATGATTTCAAGCCCTGGATAAGGCACTTGTATAGCGAAAGATGTACAGGATTGCCAGTATTTGTGAAAATATTCCAACAACTTAACGTAAATTGTCATTTTTGATAGGAAACACATACCTAATTCAATATATGCGTTTTCAGATAACAAAAGGACACCAGTTATCGGAAATAGCGGTACCCAAAGGACACCGCTAAGATTTACTTCTTCTTGATTTCGTTCATCAACAATTGAACTTGTTGTTTTAAAAGATCGATCTCTTTTTGCTGTTTCACAGCTTGCTCTTCCAAAGAAGCAATTTTTCTTTCAGCTTTTGAAAGTCTTTGGTCAATTGAAGCCATTTGTTTTTGGCTCATCTTACTCATACCACCAAGTTCTTGAACCGCGTTGACCACAGCCCAATGGATCGGATCCACATTCAAAGAATAATATCCATCATCAGACAACTCCACCGCTTCTGGAATCACAGACATTACTTCTTGCGCGATAAAACCAATCTTTGGTTTTTCTGAATCGGCATGAGCCGCATTGTTCTTTTTGTAATGATAGCGAACGGTGTTTAATTTTAAAATTTCTGCCAGACCGTATTCATATTTTCCATCGACATCTTTTAAGCGACCATCAGAAGGAATCACCCATGCAGTTGTACCTGCCGTTTTGTAGGCCTCACCACCTACACTCAAGGCATGCGTGCTCACTAAGGCTGAATTGATGCCTAGTTGATTGGCGCTGAAGTCACCATAAATCAATGGAGTATCGTTTGCTGAATTATCAATATAAAGTTTATCAGAAACAGCACCTGTTGCCGTTGGACCTGATTCATAACCTAAGAATAAATTTCCTGCGCTGCCGGCATTTGCATTTTTACCTGCTTTGCGGCCTAAGGCTGTATTACTACCACCCGTTGTTACCGTGTTCATCGCTTGAAATCCGATAGCAACGTTATCAGCACCGGTTGTGGATGAATAGAGCGAATAAGAACCTAAAGCATCATTACCAGCGAATTCTCCAGGGTTCGAAACCATAAGTGCACCATAACCAACAGCAACGCTGTTACTCAACTCGTAAGATCCAAAACCTCCACCTAGCGCAGCTGCACCAATAGCAACGCTTTGAGCTCCTTTTGTCACTCCCTGCATTGCTTCGCTACCAATAGATGTATTGAATCGACCATTAGATGTGGTTTCATTCATTACCCTCAATGAATCTACACCAATTGCTATATTTCCGTCGGAAGATGTTGTCGTAGCTGTAGCTAAAGCATTAGCACCAATAGCAATGTTATTTGCACCTGTAGTGATGGCGCCTGCAGCATTAAAACCTATAGCGATATTGTCTGTACCAGTTGTTAATGCATCTAAAGCTGTGTTACCTGCTGCTAAGTTTCTTACTGCCGAACCTGTAGTGAACGTGTTGTTACCAGAGTTTGCGATAAAGAAGTTGTTTGTTCCTTTGTTACTCAATGCCCGAGTACCCGCAAGAGTAATCTCGTTGTTTGCAGACGTGGAGTTTTGCGCAAGAAGTGAATCTCCAACCGTTGTACCACCAGCATTATTGAACATAGGCAGTGCATACTGCGTTCCTGATCCAGTCATTCCACTTCCCGAGGTTTTACATTCCCAAGCTGTGTTACCGGCATTTCTACCGATGCTTTGATCTCCTGTACATCCGTTAGCAGCAATGTCTTCGAATAAAATTGTTGCATTGGCAATTTTCGCCGTAGTCACCGCACTGTTTGCAATTGTCACCGCTCCCGCAGCCGACATTGTAGCATCACTACTCATTGTCACTGCTGTTGCAACAGAAGGCGTCGCTCCATCACCCACTAAAAATTGTCCCGAAGTCAATGTCACTGCAACCCAGTCTGTTCCGTTCCATCTCAATAGCTGTCCATTTGCAGATCCGTCAGCGATGGCAATTCCATTCACAGCATTATCAACATATAATTTTGTAGTTGAATGAGCGTCTGCTGTCGGAGCGTTGGCAAGTACGACATCACCATCAGCTTCGATCGTTAAACCTGTTGTTGGTTCCCAAGAATCTCCATCCCATCTCAATGTATCGTTTGTAGTTCCACCAGCCGTCGGAACTCCTGTAGCATCAATTGTAATGTCGTTAGCATTTTCTGTAACCGTGATGTTTGTTCCACCAGAGATACCTCTCATCTCGAGGTCCACGCCAGTTTTTTGTTTATAAACATCCGCCGTACCACCAAGAGAAGATGCCGTATTCACTTCACCTGCACCAGTTCCTGTTACAAGCTTAGCTTCTGTTGAGCCCATCTTGATATAAAGGCCATCACTTTTAAAATAAATTCTTCCATATCCAGCTACTGCGTCTGCCGGAGTTGTGATCTCTGGTAATTCTAAAATATTATTGATACGAAGATAGTTATCAGAAAAATCACCATAGATTAGTGGATTATCGTTGGCCGAATTATCGATATAAAGTTTATCTGTCATTGCGGTAGCACCTGAAGGCCCAGCTTCATTACCAATAAATACATTTCGCGAGCTAATGCTTGCTGCATAAAAACCTGCACTTCTACCAAGAGCAACGTTATTTATACCTGTATTAATGCTTCCCAATGAACTCTGCCCAATAGCAATGTTAGAATCTCCAGCTGTGAGTGAATTTAATGCTTGGCCCAAAGCTATATTATATGCTCCAGAAACATTGAGACCTAAAGCACCTTGGCCTACAGACACGTTATTATAACCCGTGGTATTTGAAGCCATGTTCGAAGAACCTATAGCTACGTTTTGATAACCCGTTGTAACAGAGTTTAAATTATTATAACCAAAGGATGTATTGTGATTACCAGTAACAGTGGTATTCCCTGTCATATATCCTACATAAGTACTAAAAGACGCTGCTGTATTGGCATCAGAAGTATGAGCAAACAAAAGATCACTTCCATTCCTAGTCATAAGAATTTGTGCATCTCTCATTACAGGAGGATTTTCCATCAATACATTTGTTCCGTTATCTGTGATGGATGAGTCTACTATGTTATCACCAGTTGGATTGAACTTCGGAAGTATGTTTTGTGTACCACCAGAAATAGTTGTCCCAGTGGAAGCAAGAGTCGCTGCTTCCCAAGCTTGTGCAGTATTATCCCATCTTAAGATTTGATCATCTACAGTTCCCGGCTCTACATATTGCTCTAAATAATTAAGAGTAACCGCATCACCTGGGTCACTTGGATTTGCAACGTCTTTGATTTGTTGCGCACTCATATCTAGCGGAATTGAGAATGTCACCGTGGTTCCATCATCAGTTATAGAAGAGTCAGCAAGTTCGTCTGAAGCATTGAACTTTGTAAGTCTATTTGTTGCTCCCGCACCTCCGGCCATCACAACACCACCCGCATCAACAGCGGCTTCCCACTCAGAACCATTCCATTTTAAAACTTCATTGAGATTAGGAGCTGTTGTTGCAACGGGTTGACCTTGAATGGCTTCAACATTCATATTGCCATAAGTTCCAGAAACGTCACCGCCTGGATTTCCTAACAATGTACCAATATCCGAAGGTTCCCACACATCAGTTGCATCATTCCATTTTAAAACATAATTATTAGTTGCAGTGTCACCAATTACTGCCGCCGAAAACTTTGGAGTTGTCGGCACCCAAGCAGCACCATTCCAAATTTCAAATCTAGTCAATGTACGGTTGTAGCCATGAGTTGCGTTTGCAACTGGATTTAAAGGACGGGTTACTGTTGTCCAATTCAAAGTTAAACCTTGGAGAGGAACTCCATCAATCGTGTCCGCAACTAATGCCTGCGGAACTGGAGACAAAGCTTGATCTGCTAAAGTTGTCGTCGTAACTCCATCGTAAACGTGAATTCTTAAAGCTCTTGCGTCCGTTGCACCCGGAGTCCAGCCTCCCGCACAACTTCCTGCTACTATTGGGAAGTCATCTTTGTTTGTGAAAACAGTAGAAAATGCGTAACCTGGGTCATTGCTATAACCCGCAACACCAGATGTTCTTGTACCATTACCAATTTGAATTGAGAAAAGACCGCCGGTTGTAGTGGTATTCACAGCTTGATGTTCAGAATATAATAAGCAAGCTCCCGAAGGATTTCTAACTTCTATATAAAGCGTGAGGTTACCCGCAAGTCCCGCAGTACCCGAAGAGTCCATCAGACGACCTTGATAGGTGAAAGTAGACGGCATCGTATTACCCGCAGATAATGTCAGAGAAGTTAATAAAACAAACAAAAATGTTAACAATGATGCTTTACTCAAAACTGTCCTCAAAGCTGGGTCTGACATTTTTTTTGCCAGTACATATTTTTTGTTTTTATTGGATACGTTCAACATACATACCACCTTACCAATAAAATATTAATTAAATTACTTACTTATACTTATCGTTAAGATTTATTAAAAAGTTGAGAGATTATATTAAGGAAAAATTGAAGCAATTAAAACGGGACCTGGACGTACGATAGTGAGACAATGTTTCAAGATGAGTGTCTTAATTCAAAATAGACTATGGTTTTAGAAATTGGATTTTTATTTAAAGATCATTTACGAAGAGATTATTTACTACAGAGATTATTTACTACAGAGATATTCAAAGCGAATGTCATCGCGACGATTTACAAAGACACATTTTTGATAAGCACTTGTTTCCACATCATGCTTATAAAATTCATTGGGTATTTCTTCATCTGTCACCGAAAGCTTGTTACTCAAATCACCCTCTGCAGCAGAAGAAGTTTCTGTTTTGGCTACAGTGACTTTACAAGTGGATTCCAATGAACAATCCGAATCTACAATTAAAAAATCATCTATGACAATTCCACCCTCAGCAACGGGCGCTTGGCCACTCTTGGATTGTCCGCAGTTTTGGAAGAATAATATTAAGACAGATGCCATGGTGATCGTTATTCCGACATAAATATTTTTTTTGATCATCTGAGAATTCTCCAAAAATTGTATAACTATTTATCGGAGCCAAAGTCCTGGAAGTTTAATCTTTCCAGGACTTTATTTAGAATCTCATTTTGAGATAAATTGAATTGGATTATTAAATTGGATTACGGAGCGCTCAATTGAACTTGGAATGAACCACTGCCCGCTGGGCCGCGAACTTCAATTCTATGACCTCTGCTGAAAGTGT
It encodes:
- a CDS encoding septum formation initiator family protein — protein: MRNFASVVADTISRLLMSPRKVLVTCLVFALAGILLDGTLYQMWELGVEKKSMQQKISETEISIKKLQKQIRMAHDPRFIEREARDRFDLVNKDDIVFVFSNDE
- a CDS encoding tail fiber domain-containing protein; its protein translation is MLNVSNKNKKYVLAKKMSDPALRTVLSKASLLTFLFVLLTSLTLSAGNTMPSTFTYQGRLMDSSGTAGLAGNLTLYIEVRNPSGACLLYSEHQAVNTTTTGGLFSIQIGNGTRTSGVAGYSNDPGYAFSTVFTNKDDFPIVAGSCAGGWTPGATDARALRIHVYDGVTTTTLADQALSPVPQALVADTIDGVPLQGLTLNWTTVTRPLNPVANATHGYNRTLTRFEIWNGAAWVPTTPKFSAAVIGDTATNNYVLKWNDATDVWEPSDIGTLLGNPGGDVSGTYGNMNVEAIQGQPVATTAPNLNEVLKWNGSEWEAAVDAGGVVMAGGAGATNRLTKFNASDELADSSITDDGTTVTFSIPLDMSAQQIKDVANPSDPGDAVTLNYLEQYVEPGTVDDQILRWDNTAQAWEAATLASTGTTISGGTQNILPKFNPTGDNIVDSSITDNGTNVLMENPPVMRDAQILMTRNGSDLLFAHTSDANTAASFSTYVGYMTGNTTVTGNHNTSFGYNNLNSVTTGYQNVAIGSSNMASNTTGYNNVSVGQGALGLNVSGAYNIALGQALNSLTAGDSNIAIGQSSLGSINTGINNVALGRSAGFYAASISSRNVFIGNEAGPSGATAMTDKLYIDNSANDNPLIYGDFSDNYLRINNILELPEITTPADAVAGYGRIYFKSDGLYIKMGSTEAKLVTGTGAGEVNTASSLGGTADVYKQKTGVDLEMRGISGGTNITVTENANDITIDATGVPTAGGTTNDTLRWDGDSWEPTTGLTIEADGDVVLANAPTADAHSTTKLYVDNAVNGIAIADGSANGQLLRWNGTDWVAVTLTSGQFLVGDGATPSVATAVTMSSDATMSAAGAVTIANSAVTTAKIANATILFEDIAANGCTGDQSIGRNAGNTAWECKTSGSGMTGSGTQYALPMFNNAGGTTVGDSLLAQNSTSANNEITLAGTRALSNKGTNNFFIANSGNNTFTTGSAVRNLAAGNTALDALTTGTDNIAIGFNAAGAITTGANNIAIGANALATATTTSSDGNIAIGVDSLRVMNETTSNGRFNTSIGSEAMQGVTKGAQSVAIGAAALGGGFGSYELSNSVAVGYGALMVSNPGEFAGNDALGSYSLYSSTTGADNVAIGFQAMNTVTTGGSNTALGRKAGKNANAGSAGNLFLGYESGPTATGAVSDKLYIDNSANDTPLIYGDFSANQLGINSALVSTHALSVGGEAYKTAGTTAWVIPSDGRLKDVDGKYEYGLAEILKLNTVRYHYKKNNAAHADSEKPKIGFIAQEVMSVIPEAVELSDDGYYSLNVDPIHWAVVNAVQELGGMSKMSQKQMASIDQRLSKAERKIASLEEQAVKQQKEIDLLKQQVQLLMNEIKKK